GAAAAATTCAGCAGTTCAACTTTAGGCAAATGATTATGGCCCCTGTGCCTCATCTAGCCAATCAGAGAAGAGTAGGCGGTTTTGCCTTACACACAGAGGATATACCATTTAAACATGGAGGAGAACTAAAATGACAAAATCAAAATTTTCAGAACTGCAAATTACAATGAGCTCAATTATTTGTACATTATCACATATTGCGTCTTATGTGGTAGTTCctaaaggtgtccttccactaaaatccaatttttcttgttctttgtgaaatactataggtctccctgacttgtatatgcatgctgcacatgaaactctttctgaacctccattgtctgcagtagctagtaaaagaaaatgctcatgtcgatcaggaaaagcaccgtgtctacgtcaatCTGTgagaattagtattcatggcctcgctcaccttggctcgcgaccacTCACTGTCTCGCCTAGGATCTAACACAATTacaaacagcatggcagttcattgctgtgttatttgtgcaaataacacatcactATTATATGCTTTgctcagtaattcagagctaaggaacaaatgattagaatttgtctatagaacaccaccagtgaagtacaattgagataggtaggtatatatttttttttctatttttttttttacactagttaaatgtaaaaatcccctttttttactttctggacctggactacccacctctgcgtGTAACTatatgtttacataggatctccggtggatttgccgttttacagagactctaagactaggtcagtggctgaactgcacttagcagggcattacacatgctgtaaagtaacatatgacatcgcaaatactgttattagtggaaaaaaaaattatctttaaatgtttctaacagttgtctgtctcgctgcctaGCAATGCTGTTAGACAattagaggtgatatgtttgcatgtatgaatatttttgaAAAAGAGCTGAAATTCTATTGtttctccccgcccactcctcaACTGGATTAAAGCAGTGTTATGCCGGAAAacttttatcacaaaaaaaatagctcacagggcatttattcatactagagaccacaagacattttaaaatgaatgaaaaaattatTGATTGACACCTTTTAATAAACATCTTTTAATTATAAGAAAGATATTATGCCATGAATACTATAAGAATATCACATACTTTCTTATTacagaatgtttttttataatattatatatgttaGAGACActttataaattaaatgtattattattcttattatcaTTATAATTCTTGTTGTcaaagttgttgtttttatttatctagaattaagctttttttttgtcctcAGGAACCATGGGTATTGAAGTGCGCCCAGCGGTGGTTGAGATGAAGCAGGGCTCTCTGTACTCCCTTCATCCTGACCACTCTGTTGTCAGACACTTTGACCAGGTGGACCTCTCCAATGGACTGGACTGGTCCCCAGACCATCGCTTCTTCTACTACATAGACAGTCTGAAGTACACAGTGGATGCCTTTGATTATGACATACAGACTGGAGGCATATGTGAGTTACCTGTAAATGGTGATCTATTAATATAATGTGCTGTGCTAATGTGATATGTGCATAAAACATAATTGACTTTTGGTTGGGGTGAAGAATTCCCAGATGCTGTTTTACAAGCCAATTTAAAACCCTGTTATTTTACACCCAGAATGGAACACACAGATTTTCCTTTTATGGAGAGTTTATGAATAATATGCACATTAGCACTTTAAGTAGAAATtggaaattagcttttattagcttttagcgTAGCATGGGGCCTTTTTCATATGTAAATATTGGGGGTGTAAATAAAATCAGTCAGGATTGTTATGTGGGTTTTGGAACCGGGACGTTTTCCAGCTCTGTTTAGGTTCTGCTGGATGTAATTTTAACCAACTTCTATATCTCTAAATTGGGTGCATGAAGGGTTTTCCCAAtttttagggggaggatttcaccccttgcccattacactcgaaaacaaggggtaaggGTACAAAAGAGGGAGTGGTGCTAAATGTAGTAATTGAGCAAGTTTTAAAAAGTTATGATGTTGGTGTGATATTGGTTAGCACAGGTTTCTGTTAGCTGTTATATCAGAGTTGGGGATCCAGCACCTCCAAACTGCAGGCTTATTCAGTTATTGCGTATCTGATACAAACGATTTGGGAGCTGATATGAAACTGCTATATACGTTATATAAGTTTAAACAGTAATCAGTATCAAGGAAATTGGCCCAAAACTCTCTTTGTGTTTGTCCCATAAGCCAATCGCAGGATGGTTTACCGCCTGGAGAAAGATGAAGGCATTCCTGATGGCATGTGCATTGATGCAGAGGGTAAACTATGGGTGGCCTGCTACAGTGGAGCAAGGGTGATTCGCATTGATCCACAAACAGGTATGTATTTGCATGCAGACCTGTGCAGTTTCAAATAAGCTTCTGTTATACTTtcttagactgttttttttttctcggctGTTTGTATTCTCAGGAACCAGACTGCAGACAGTGAAGTTGCCCGCTGCGAAAACCACGTCATGCTGTTTCGGAGGAAAAGACTACACTGACCTTTACGTCACGTCTGCTTATAAAGGCATGGACGAGGAGTCACGAGCCCAACAGCCTGAAGCTGGCTGTATTTTTAGGGTATGCACTTTAGTGTTTTGCAGGGTTTAGTTTAGTAGAATAGTAGAATACAAGTACTGTGAAGTTGGAACCTAAACAGCTGTATACTTGTACCTGGACTTCATTAGCCAGGACTAGCCTGGGTCACTTTACCCATCTTAAATAGACTGTATTGCCAATAGTATCCGCTCACCTGCAATGCATTTGGTGATGTAACGCTTGGGTGTAGCTGCTTGGCCATGTAAACTCGTTCCATGAAGCTCTCTtggctctactgttcttgagacTGATCTCTCTGAAGGCCATGTGAGGCTTGGATGTCTGTAGCAGTCACTACTATAGCAATCACTACAAGAGACAGTTGACTGTGAAATATTTAGCAGTGAGTAAATTTCACGACtgaacttgttgcacaggtggcatctTATTACTTATCAGCTACTGAGAGCGATCCATGCTTTCCATACACTTAGGTTTGTAgaggctatctatctatctatctatctatctatctatctatctatctatctatctatccatccatccatccatccatccatccatccatccatccatccatccatccatccatccatccatccatccatccatccatccatccatccatccatccatccatccatccatccatccatccatccctgtaGCTCAGTATTTACCTGTTCAGGTTTAAAAAATATCCAGCTTATCGTTCTTCTTGGCTCTAAGCAGTCTCAAGCTGTCTACTGTGTTGACAATATTAACTCACATTGTTCTTCATCTGGGATCAGGAAGCTTTTTAGAAGGATGCTGGGGCTGCAGCATGCTGTGTTTGCCTGCTATTGTATTTCATACCTGCCAACCCAGGGTGCTCTAATGATATTCTATAATTTGGAAATTTTAGTAACAACCACTAAAAGTCGCCTAGGCAAGCCTAATAGATAGTATGCACATCAACGATCAAGACAGACATATACTTGGAAGAAGTGAGCTGGTCCAGACCTATGCTCTTAAGCAATATTGTTCACGGATAACTTGTTAGTAAAAGCAATTTGAACACAACAGGTGTGAAAATAGCATTCGGGAATTGACACAAATAGATTTCTTCTCTCTAACAAACTAATGCCAAAGCTTAAAGTTGACATGttatcctgatcattttatgagtTAGTACAAAACATTTAATACATATTGGCCCTATTAATGAACATGTAATATAATTGCACTAGTTTTCATATGTCAtgaaatatttaaacaatataaagGCCAGCTTCTGTTTCAAAAACAGACTTACAAGGTTTATATATGACACATTAATGTCTGCTTTTTCTCACCAGGTCTCTGGTTTAGGAGTGAAAGGAATTCCTCCATACGCATTTGCTGGCTGAAGATCACactaaggaaaaaaaagagagggtcATATATGCAAACTAATATAGAATCATTCGGTTCAGGTAGcatttttatcaatttggtgAAAAAACATACAGGTagactgaataaatatttttaagctACATGTGTGGAAGCgtattaattactaattaattactaattattaattattaaatattaaaacaaactcttttttcttaaaaaatgacTAGTGATTACTGTTTTTAAGCATAATTGTTTACAGtaactaaaaaatgaaaaaaaaattaatactaaCAGTTCTATAATGGACACTTGATCACGGTGTAGTTTTGTTTCCAGTGTGTGAACTGTTAACTGTGTGAACTGTGAGAACTGGAACTGTGTATCAGAGTATATTTAGCTGTTCCCATGGGAAAGGAATAAGGAAACATTGTATTGTATCTATCATTGCATTCCTGTTTTATGTAAGTCAGTGGTTTGAATGAGAAACATTGTGAATGTCATGTGATTTACTGGTAGGATTGTATTCATTTATGGGCCTGTAACTTGCCATATGTGCCATGATCTTTTCACTGTGCTGTTTTTAAAGGGATTTTGATAACActtaagaataataaaataaaataataatataaaatttaaGAAAATGAAGAGTATATTTCTCTTTAtccttttattgtttttctaaaatcaaggcaattataaaatagtttattctatttattacaaGGTGCTACTGTCCCTGAAGGTTTATACCCTTCTAGCCCATGCTTGTCATTATATTTAGACCCCCAAATGACTAAAACCTTATTACTTTAGTCTCATTACAACTTTATGGAATGTGCtgtaggcctgaaatgcagggacatatgtatattaataaataaaacaaagttaaACAGACAAAACATGACATATCGTGGATTATcatgtctgcaatcaaataaaagtcaaaggaaaTATAAGAATTGCCGTACTGAACAATGAATAAAATTGCTGCAAAATTTGAAATGCACAGTCATCATTTTCATTGAAATCAACATTTCTTACTCTGAAAATGTCTGCATGTCCTGTTTATTTGCTATATTTGCTAATCTCATGTCTGTTTCCATTGAGCTCAATAACATTTTACAATGATTCCAAACCTGAGCGGTATGTGTGTGCATAAATATTCATTGTTTTATGTTTGTTATAGCAACACTGAATTGCATTGTGTCCTAAAATATATGACATTGTCAAAGtaactttattgcagtaattcagttcgaaatgtgaaactcattatatagatgtattacacattgcactgactttggacttgatataacacagtggagcaacaccagcaaaTAAACtggctctctaaaccatcactgatcatcagtaaactttgcatttcatttaaaaatcaggggaccagaatctggaggaagagtggagaggcacacagttgcagctgcttgagatctagtgtgtagtttctacaatcagtgatggtttggagagccatgtcatctgctggtgttgatccactgtgttctatcaagtctaaattcagttaagtgttttcccagaaaagcttacagcactgctgacaacttttatggagctgcggatttcattttccagcaggacttggcacattggcaaaagtaccagttggacttttataatattctgattttctgagacactgattcttggGTTTCATTTGCTGTAACCCATAATTggcaacaataaaagaaatgaacgcTTAGAATAGAACACCCTGTGTGTAATATATGCGTTTCAAATTTTAAgctgtattactgaaataaagtaaaactaaagtaaagtatatataaaagaatgagagaagcGTTTATGTGCAGTGTTACGTGTACTGTTATATGTAGTGTTATGTGTACTGTTATTTGTAgtgtttagccccgcccacttgtTTCACTCTGGATCTCTACAGGAAGACAGCAGCAAAGGGCAGGAGCtcttagccccgcccacaactCTACACTACAGCACAGCAGCTGATCTGCAGCAGCTGCTCGGGTTTAGTCTCAGCTCGGGTATATTTTACAGCTTCTCTTTCTCTGAAGCTGTTCATGAAGCGAGTCCGAGTCTCAGCAGTGCCGCGGTGACCCTCAGTCTGTGTGGGAGAGTTAGTTATTACCCTGAGAGAATGAGGAAATGACGGAGCTGTCTgcagtatctgctgctgctgtttcctcCTCCATTTTAGCTCTCCTCTCTCAGACTACAGCTGAATCTGATAAACTATGGATGATTTAGGGGACTGCACAGGGGACTGGGGTGTTTCCAGCTGTTCGGACTGGATGTCACAGCTGCCTGCGCAGCTCCACGCTGCTGCTCTGTGGGATCTCGCCATCCCTGGTAGGACTGAACACAGCATCCTGTGACTGGAGCCGCCAGTGTTCTACACAGATACAGACATTTAAAACTGGATTTAAAGTGTTCAAACTGTcttcttgtgtgtgttttaggcaGTCATGATACCATGACCTACTGCCTGGACCAGCATTCTTCAGTTCTGCAGTCCCAGCCCAGGATCCTGAAAGTGCTGGACCACATTGTGCCCTGTATCATCCGCCCCTGTGTGAACAACTGGGGCACCACTCAGGTGGGCAGCCTGAGTAGGTTTAATCTGACAAACATTTAAGATATACTAATGGGTCAACATACTAATGGGTCAACAtcaataaaatgtgctttttaagataatcctttattaatccaaCAGCAGGGAAATCTGCTATGTTACAGCAGCACAAGAATGTTaagaaatatacaaataatatataatctagaTGTacatctacattgtagattaatatcaaatacatcaaaacaattaagggacacatatggaattatgcagtaaacaCAAAAGTGTGAGATCAACTGAGATGgcgatttgagatgagctggaacTATTGTTCaccacctccaggaactccttaaaGACACTGAAAAagctattccagatgactctccctcatggAGACACACAAgactgtgcagatctgtcctcaaacatacagtgccctccataattattggcacccctggttaagatgtgttctttagcttctcataaattgagttttgttcaaaataatataggaccacgatggggaaaaaaagtaaagtccaacctttaactcaagtaaattttaagggggaaataaaatccctgactaagaaataattattcttcataaaatcacctgttccacaattattggcacccctaacaattcttaggaaataaatttagtaaaagtatttctgtcacttctacagtagtttacgaagttgatcagagtatgtaggaacatttaattagtaattcacaacttcctgtttccctggggtataaatatgacgtgacacagaggccatttatcttcaacatgggaaagacaaaggaacataccattcaagtgaggcagatgtgtgttgaccgtcacaagtcaggcaatggctacaagaaaatcgctactcgcctacacctgtccatatctactgtcagaggaattattaagaagtttaaaacaactggaacagtggtaaacaagcctagacgaggacgcaagtttattttgccaccacgcacagtgaggaggatgataagagaaataaaaagttctccaaagctcactgttacagaattgcaacaaatggtagcttcttgaggtcacaaagtctccaaaacaaccatcaggcgctatctacatgccaacaagctgtttgggaggcatgcacggaagaaaccatttctcactcacaatcataaatgcaaacgtttggagtttgctaagcggtactgggacttcaactgggaccgtgtgctttggtcagatgaaacaaagatagagctttttggcaacaaatgctctaagtgggtctggcgtaacacaagagctgagtatgcagaaaagcacctcatgcccactgtgaaatacggcgggggatcagtgatgctgtgggcctgtttctcttctaaaggccctgggaaccttgttagggtgcatggcatcatgaatgctctaaaataccaggacattttaaaacaaaatctggtggcttctgcccgaaagctgaagatgggtcgtcactgggtctttcagcaagataatgaccctaaacatgtggccaaatctacacagaaatggttcaccgcacacagaatcaagctcctcccatggccatctcagtccccagacctcaaccccattgaaaacctgtggggtgagctgaagaggagagtgcagaggagaggacccaggtcgttggatgatttagagagaatgtgcaaagaggaatggtcaaagatccctctttctgtattctcccatcttgtgaaacattacaggagaagattaggtgctgttttgttggcaaaagggggttgtacaaagtattaacatcaggggtgctaataattgtggcacacatgatttgatgttaaataattatttcttaacgtgggatttttttcctactgaataaattcacttgagttaaaggttgtattttactctttttttccatcgtggtcctatattattttgaacaaaactcaatttatgagaagctaaagaacacatcttaaccaggggtgccaataattatggagggcactgtaaatgTGGCTACATAGAAGAATCTAAGGTAGAAAACATATTcagttttttacaaaataattccacatgtgcacatatatttaatattaaatttataaagtaaaaaaatcataaaaagaaaaaaaaacacattgaatgagacgaGGTACTGTTCACAAAaagaaatactattttttttgttggaaAGATATTATTccaacaaaaatatacatttagaaAAACTAAGCTACATAGTGAAGATTACATACTAGAGTAATACAGCAGTAAAAAAGTAGACAGTTTTATTGCGCATAGTAATACATAATAATTGCTGTCTGCTAAGGTCAGCCTCTGATGTACAGTCTTGTCAGTGACCGTAAGAAAGGACCTCTTTTATTGTGTCCAcagcacagtattttttttaagattatgtTATTAATATAGATGCATATTAACCTttactttaaagtactttttgtgcatttcatattgttttatttgatgtGTCAGCAATGCCGCTTGGTTACATTGAATACCTTTTtcacatggtaaaaaatatatgttttattgaaGTTTGAAGatgcttttttttatcaatttagtcatttaaatgattaatttcgcaatttttataaaatatatatatatatatatcaggttgTTTAAACATGTCGATGAACTTTCTGTGCAACCTGTCATCTTGGGAAAACCCCGCCCCTTAAAAAAGTAACCTTTGGCATTAGTGACATCACAATTTTACTTACtaatttgtttctttttcagGGTACTAAAGacacttaatattaatattaagtatTTCTTAATATTTCTCAAAAGGTcttttgcacaagtaagacacaagtttgatatcaatttacaatatattattatacagaaattaagataaaatatCTGATTAATATGATTAAATAATTTTCATATTGTCTTCATATTtaactgaggtaaagcttaagctgtccataaTGTTATGGTAAAATATTGAGGTAATCTTAGAAAATCAAAATCCATGTTTGAAAAAGAATAAGATCCTCATGAAAAATTCAAAATGGTCAGCCATGTTTTTTGTAGTCCACTCTGTATGTATGGAGGTGCCATTTTTTATTCACTGGTctttgcatgactggctaaaataatgGTAAAACATTTGTCTAATTAAACAAACATGAAAGCAAACTCAATGGACGAtatcaaggtcagcaaaaatgattgagtaTCATTCAGTAATAAACAAGGGCCAGTGTGTGAAGTCtcatgcaggttgccagattgacacacagtgacaAGCAATGGCGAatcttactctgtagctaatcagtgaatatatatgtacatacatttgcaatgtctctactatgctagtggtggtggtaaattacctagTTTATCAAATCTTACTGAAGATCAGTGATTACcttttcagcagaaaaatagaagGTTTGTACTGCTTTTGCCCATTTTTACATCGTTAAATGCAAGAgcgatatatatatgtatctatatatttatataacagttTTACTGTGCTTGAGTGTAGATAAAAATGGGACTGGGGTAATGGAGATTGGCAGATTCAGAGATTACAgcccacacagatttctgtgacatACAGTCCTGCACGGATCAAATACGAACATattgtctgaagctctgctgacaagagttTTCGATGTTTAAACtcatcatgttatgagttactgtAGAAAATATAATCCTAAATGGTCCtttagtaaatataaatattaatgcaAATTGTATGTGGTTCAACAGGCTCAAACTGGCTCTTGTGTTCTTATAGCAAAATCATCTGTGAATATACAAATTGTGTATAAGTCATAAAATTCCATTTTGAAGCATGTAAACAACTAACAAAAAGCATTAGCCAAGCTAATGTCCACACAAATGAGGGTTAAGTATAAACTACAAAAATGTGACATTGTTTGGGGTGAAAATAACCTAGATTCTGTCTACAGTCTAGACAGATAATGACTGCTGCCCTTTTAGCCCACTGTACAGTTCGTAGCCTTGGGTTAGCCTTGCATTAgctgttatttttttctggatTGAGATAAAAGTTGTTTTATGTTTCTGGTATGTATATTATGTTTTACATAACATACACTTTACCCTTCTGTTTAGGAGCTGATTATTTCCACCCAACTGGATTCAGGAATTCGATTTCTCGACCTCAGGATTGCTCACAAGGCCAATGATTTTGATCAAAACTTTTACTTTGCTCATGGGATATACTCTTTGGTGACTGTGAAGGTGTGTACTGCTATTGCCCATTTTACATAGTTAAATGCAAgagctatatatctatatctatatatttatataacagttttacggtatatcactgtattttttattattatttatatctattttggcttatatataggtttgtgacttcctttgcaaaactaaatattttaagtagttccataaaaactataaacaaacttaaaatattaaaatggtaagtatttaaacagatatttctcaaaatgtctattgcacaagtaagacacaagtttaatatcaatgtacaatatattattatttaatccaTTAGACGCATTAAattatttaagcagctgtttatcacTTTTATCCCTTGGTTCtccagtaaataaatacattcagttcagtatgTATTAATATCCTTTAAGGTAcagtattcatatatttaaaagggctatagttactcatattgcaaggagcagcagcagaagctagaagagttctgttctcatgtttcacCAGGCAGGACAGTGTGCAACTCCACTAGAGCTGAACTAAActacagtgtgttagcttgtagCTTTGCTACTGCGATTTTTTGGTGGCGttgttctacacagtgctccgGAGCGCCTCTAGCGGAAtggcagtatgtgaaaaatgcataccggttctaaATTCCCCTCCAGTATACTGTATGAACCggcataccgcccagcactactgtatacatatttaattattagtttacatgcacAAATTTATGTCGGACagtaattatttttgtattgtgtttaaactCCGCCCACTACATAGCCGTGTTATATTgttaaactgttctgcatattgtgatatatattgaattgtaagccCTGTATAATGAAATGTACCGCATCATCAAGTTCTTGCCTATGAACAGCCATATTCAcaatactgtactgataataCAATAGTTATATAATATGTCTGTGGACATTGTTTTGATGCTTGTATGAATCACACTgtgcgtccttaaaatagcattgAGCAGTACATATTCCTGCATTACCTTTTGCTTGAAAGCCAATTCACTGTGTAATTATCTTCTTGAAGGAGGCCCTCACTGACGTAAGCCTCTGGTTAGAACAGCATGCTAAGGAAGTGGTCATGATTGCTCTCTCTGCCTTTGAAGGAGTAAATCCAACCCAGCACAGAAAACTCATTGACTTTCTCAAAAGCCTATTCGAGAAGAAACTCTGCCCCAAAACAGTGGGTATCTGTTTATACTcccatatgtttttattaaagcaACAACTTATTTATTGATGTGCTTGCATAACTTCCTCATAATCCTTCATGTTTCCCTTCAGGAAGAACCTACACTGAAGAAGTGCTGGACTCGAGGCTATCAGGTTATTCTCTCGTATGCTGACCCGTCTGGCTCTGGTCATAGGGAACTGTGGCCAGCCTGGGATTATTGGTGGGCCAACGACTCGGACCCCAGTATGGTTATTTCGTACCTGGAGGACAGGAAAGAGAATGAGGGAAGACCAGGTGTGCTGTGCTTAGAAACACTATGAACAAGTCAGACCTGTTTTCTTGGTTACAGGTAAAGACATGTATCATTTACGAACAGTGTGGTTAGAAGGCTTTAGGCATTCAGACTTGTTTTCACATGGGAATAAATGGTGAATGTTATGGCTCAGACTGGATAATATAtcgtaaaatatcaatattggaaACAGTTttatatatgataaaaaaatgtCCACATCATAACATTTCACCTGCAACACAGATTACTATCTGTGAGCAATTTAATTctgaaaaaataatgttttggGAGCATGATAAACAATGCAGTTTACTGAGTCCAccagtatttatattatattatttta
This DNA window, taken from Astyanax mexicanus isolate ESR-SI-001 chromosome 5, AstMex3_surface, whole genome shotgun sequence, encodes the following:
- the rgn gene encoding regucalcin → MSNIKVECVVKEPSEIGESPVWEEKDSTLLYVDIYGLRISRWSSLTNQIESMPTEAYVGCVVPRRSGGYIIGEGTRFAAVDWQKRSITTIKHVDTDKGNTRFNDGKVDPAGRFFAGTMGIEVRPAVVEMKQGSLYSLHPDHSVVRHFDQVDLSNGLDWSPDHRFFYYIDSLKYTVDAFDYDIQTGGISNRRMVYRLEKDEGIPDGMCIDAEGKLWVACYSGARVIRIDPQTGTRLQTVKLPAAKTTSCCFGGKDYTDLYVTSAYKGMDEESRAQQPEAGCIFRVSGLGVKGIPPYAFAG
- the zgc:112023 gene encoding PI-PLC X domain-containing protein 1 — protein: MDDLGDCTGDWGVSSCSDWMSQLPAQLHAAALWDLAIPGSHDTMTYCLDQHSSVLQSQPRILKVLDHIVPCIIRPCVNNWGTTQELIISTQLDSGIRFLDLRIAHKANDFDQNFYFAHGIYSLVTVKEALTDVSLWLEQHAKEVVMIALSAFEGVNPTQHRKLIDFLKSLFEKKLCPKTEEPTLKKCWTRGYQVILSYADPSGSGHRELWPAWDYWWANDSDPSMVISYLEDRKENEGRPGCFFVAGLNLTEDTRYVLRHLGQSMKTMTLRAYSLLMDWVKQQRPGCQKTCFNVICADFVGISRNEFTQLVIGLNAKLF